The Mesoterricola silvestris sequence TCATCCCGTTCTTAACCTGGATAACAAGCAGGTGGACACCGTCGAGCTCATGGCCGAGGTGTTCAAGCTTGAAGAGATCAACAATCACCTGATCTGGGAATCCGTGCGGCACCACCTGGCCAGGCGCCGGGCCGGCACCGCCAAGACCAAGGACAAGTCCGAGGTCTCCGGTTCGGGTCGCAAGCTGTGGAAGCAGAAGGGCACCGGCCGCGCGCGCGTCGGTTCCATCCGCTCCATCATCTGGAAGGGCGGCGGCACGGCCCACGGCCCCAACCCCCGCAGCTTCGATTACGCGTTCCCCAAGCGGGCCCGCCGTTCCGCCCTGCGCAACGCCCTCTCCGCGAAGTTCGCTTCCGGCCAGGTCGTGGTCGTGGAGAACTGGACCGTGGATTCCCACAAGACCAAGGCCCTCATCGCGACCCTCGCCAAGCTGGGCGTCGCGGGTTCGGCCCTCCTGGTGGGCACCTCCGACAAGGCGACCCTTGCCGCGGGCAACAACCCCAAGCTCCACACCATCGAGAGCCTGGGCGTCAACGTCTATGACCTTCTGAAGTTCGACCAGGTTGTCTTCTCCAAGGAAGCCATCCTGGCCCTCCAGGAAGTGGTGAAGCCATGACCAAGATTTTCGAAGTGATCCGCAAGCCCCTTCTCACCGAGAAGGGCCAGCTCCTGCGCGAGGCCAACATCCAGGTCTTCGAGGTCGCCGTCTGGGCCTCCAAGCACCAGATCAAGGAAGCCGCCGAACTCCTTCTCCAGGCCAAGGTCAAGTCCATCCGCACCGTCAAGATGCCCAGCAAGAGCAAGCGCCTGGGCCGCTGGATGGGCACGACCGGCAGCAAGAAGAAGGCCTACATTGAACTGGTCGAGGCCACCGAGGCCGCGCAGTAACGACCGTTCTTCCATTCGCCGGGCGGACAAGAAATGCCACTATCGCCCGGCCCTTTTGAGGCATGAGGATAACCATGAGCATCAAGCTGCTCAAGCCCACGACCCCCGGTCAGCGGGGCATGTCCAAGCAGGGATTCGAGGAGATCACCACCGATCGCCCCGAGCGCACCCTCCTGGGCACCCGCAAGCGTTCCGGCGGCCGTTCCAACACCGGCCGCGTCACCACGCGCCACATCGGCGGCGGCCACAAGCGCCGCTACCGCGTCATCGACTTCAAGCGCAACAAGGCTGACGTTCCGGCCCGGGTCGCCACCATCGAGTACGACCCCAACCGCTCCGCCCGCATCGCGCTGCTGATCTACGCCGACGGCGAGAAGCGCTACATCCTGGCCCCCGACGGCCTGGAAGTGGGGCGCACCGTCCTCTCCGGCAAGAACGCGGACATCCTGGTGGGCAACTCCCTGCCCATCAAGAACATCCCCCTCGGCACCGAAGTCCACAACATCGAGCTGAAGCCCGGCAAGGGCGGGCAGATCGCCCGCGCCGCCGGCACCTTCGCCCAGGTGGTGGCCAAGGACGTCGACTACGCCCAGCTGCGCATGCCCTCCGGCGAGATCCGCAAGATCCACGTGGAGTGCTTCGCCACCATCGGCAAGGTCGGCAACCTGCAGCATGAGAATGTCGCCCTGGGCAAGGCCGGCCGCAGGATCTGGCTGGGCGTTCGCCCCACGGTCCGCGGCGTGGTCATGAACCCGGTGGATCACCCCCACGGCGGCGGCGAAGGCCGCACCTCCGGCGGCCGTCACCCCGTGACGCCCTGGGGTCAGCCGACTCGCGGCTTCAAGACGCGCTCCAACAAGCGCACCACCAAATTCATCATCAAGCGGATCAACTAGGAGGGGTATTCATGGCTCGTTCGCTTAAAAAAGGTCCGTTCATCGATGCCCACCTCCAGAAGAAGGTGGACACCGCCCAGCAGCAGGGCGACAAGCGGGTCATCAAGACCTGGTCGCGCCGCTCCACCGTGGTCCCCACGATGATCGGCCTCACCATCGCCGTGCACAACGGCAACAAGTTCATCCCTGTCTACGTCACTGACAACATGGTGGGCCACAAGCTGGGGGAGTTCTCCCTGACCCGCACCTTCAGGGGCCACGCCGGCAAGTCCGACGCCAAGGCCAAGGGGAAGTAAGATGACGACCATCGTTAGCAGCGCCACGCTCCGGCACCTGCGGGGATCGGCCCAGAAGGCCCGGCTCGTGATCGATCTGATCCGGGGCAAGAAGGTGGGCGAGGCCCAGTGGATCCTGGCCTCCACCAAGAAGTACGCCGCCGACCACATCAAGAAGATCCTGGACTCCGCGGTGGCCAACGCCATCGACAAGGATGCCGCCGTCAATCCCGACGAACTCTTCGTCAAGAGCGCGTTCGTGGACGAGGGCTTCCGCATGAAGCGCGTCCGCCCCGCCCCCATGGGCCGGGCCTACCGCGTGCAGAAGCGCACCTGCCACATCACGCTCCAACTCGGTCGGGAGGAATAGACCATGGGTCAGAAAGTTCATCCGTACGGCTTCCGTATCGTCCACAACAAGAACTGGCACTCCAAGTGGTTCTCCAAGCGTGAGTACGCGACCCTCCTCCACGAGGACCTCAAGCTCCGCCGCGAACTGAAGAAGCAGCTCCACGGCCTGAACGCCATGGTGTCCAAGATCGACATCGAGCGCGCCGCCGACAAGGTGACCGTCCGCATCTTCACCGCCCGCCCCGGCATCGTCATCGGCCGCAAGGGCGCCGAGATCGACAAGCTCCGCGAGGAGCTCCAGGCCAAGCTCAAGCGTCCCGTGAGCGTCGACATCCAGGAGATCAAGAAGCCCGAGATCGACGCCCAGCTGGTGGCCGAGGGCGTCGCCCAGCAGCTCGAGCGCCGCATCGCCTTCCGCCGCGCCATGCGCAAGGCGGAGGAAGCCGCCATCCGTTTCGGTGCCAAGGGTTTCAAGATCAAGGTTTCCGGTCGACTGAACGGCGCCGAGATCGCCCGCACCGAGGACTATCTCTCCGGCCAGATGCCCCTCCAGACGATCCGGGCCAACGTTGACTACGGCTTTGCCGAGGCCAACACCACCTACGGCATCATCGGCGTCAAGGTGTGGGTGAACCTCGCCGAAGCCGCCGTCGAAACCGTGAAGCGCTGAGGTAACAGCCATGTTGATGCCCAATAAGGTAAAGCACCGCAAAGTCCAGAAGGGCCGCACCTGCGGCGTTTCGACCCGCGGCAACGAGATTTCCTTCGGCGATTACGGGCTCAAGGCCCTGGAGCACTGCTGGCTCACCAACCGGCAGATCGAGGCCGCCCGTATCGCCATGACCCGCCACATCAAGCGCGGCGGGCGCATCTGGATCCGGATCTTCCCCGACCGGCCCACCACCAGCAAGCCGGCCGAGACCCGCATGGGTTCCGGCAAGGGCGCGCCCGATGGCTGGGTGGCCGTGATCCGTCCCGGCCGCATCCTGTTCGAGATGGAAGGTGTGGACGAAGCCACTGCGAAGGAGGCCCTGCGCCTCGCGCAGATGAAGCTCTCCGTGGCCACCGAGTTCATCTCCCGAACCCCCCCGGAAGAGTGAGAGGCACGAGATGAACAAGAAGAATCCATTCAGCGAACTGGCCGGCAAGAGCATCGAGGAGCTGGCGCAGCTGGAGGCCGATCTGGCCGCCAAGCGCTTCACCCTGCGCTTCCAGCATGCCGTGGGACAGGTGGAGAACACCGCCGAGATCCGCAAGACGCGCCGCGAACTGGCCCGCGTCAAGACCGCCCTCAAGTCCAAACTGGCTGTGTGAGGAAACCATGAGCCTAGAACATAAGATGATTCGCAGTGGCGTGGTGGTCTCCAACAAGGCCGACAAGACGGTGGTGGTGAAGGTGGAGCGCAAGTTCCAGCACCCCCTGTACTCCCGGACCGTGAAGCAGACCGCGAAATTCATGGCCCATGACGAGACCAACGCCTGCCAGATCGGCGACGTGGTCAAGATCGTGGAGTCCCGTCCCCTTTCCAAGCGCAAGCGCTGGATGGTCCTGGAGATCACCCAGAAAGCTGGCGAGTAAGGAGCCGATATGATTCAGATGGGATCCATGCTAACCGTCGCCGACAATTCCGGCGCCAAGAAGATCTGCTGCATCCTGCCCCTGGGCGGCGGTGTGGGCAGGATCGCCCAGCTGGGCGATGTGATCACCGCTTCCGTCAAGGAAGCCATCCCGGGCGGCACGGTCAAGAAGAAGGCCGTCGTCCAGGCCGTCATCGTCCGCCAGCGGAAGGCCTTCCGCCGCAAGGACGGCTCCTACATCCGCTTCGACGAGAACGCCGCCGTCATCATCAAGAAGGATGGCGAGCCGGTGGGCACCCGCGTCTTCGGACCCGTGGCCCGCGAACTGCGCGAGCGGAAGTACATGAAGATCGTTTCCCTCGCCCCTGAGGTGCTCTAATGGATAAGCCGACCAAGATGAAGCTCAAGAAGGGCGACGAAGTGGTCGTCATCGCGGGCAAGGAAAAGGGCAAGCGCGGCCAGATCGCCAAGGTCCAGCCCGCCACCAACAAGGTGGTGGTGTCCGGCCTGAACATGATCAAGAAGGCCACCAAGCCCAACCAGCAGACCGGTGAAGGCGGCGGCATCATCTCCAAGGAGGCCCCCATCCACGCCTCCAACGTGATGCTCATCGACCCCACCACCCAGAAGCCCACCCGCAAGCGGGCCCAGTAAGAATTTTCCATTCCATTCCTTCACATCCGTGAGAGAATGGCCCTTCCGCCGATGGATCTCCGTCGGCGGAAACAATTGACAACCGAGGTTGGAAGGAAACGGGCCGGACCGCCGGTGCCAAGCCCTTCCGCCCTCCCGAACCCTGGGGATGTAGTCGTCCCCCGGAAATGGAGGAACGAATGCCCAACAATGCGGAACCCCGCATCAAGTCCCGCTACCACGCCGAAGTGGCCGGGAAGCTCCGAACGGAATTCGGGTACACCTCTGCCATGCAGGTGCCCCGTCTCAACAAGATCGTCATCAACATGGGCGTCGGCGACGCCATCCAGAACATCAAGGTCCTGGACGTCGCCGTGGAGGAGCTCACCGCCATCGCCGGCCAGAAGGCCGTCGTGCGCAAGGCCAAGAAGAGCGTCGCCCAGTTCAAGCTGCGCGAGGGCATGCCCATCGCCTGCATGGTGACCCTCCGTGGCAACCGCATGTGGGAATTCCTGGACCGCCTGGTGAGCCTGTCGCTCCCCCGCGTCCGCGACTTCCGCGGCGTGCCCACCAAGTCCTTCGACGGCCGCGGCAACTACACGCTGGGCCTCAAGGACCAGCTGATCTTCCAGGAGATCGACTACTCCAAGGTTGAAAAGATGAAGGGGATGAACATCACCTTCGTGACTTCAGCGCCCACGGACCCCGAGGCCCGTGCCCTGCTTGCCCACCTGGGCATGCCTTTCCGGAAATAGGGAGCCCCCATGGCAAGCACCAACAAGATCTTCAAGGATAGCGTCAAGCCCAAGTTTTCCACTCAGCACCGGAACCGCTGCAAGGTGTGCGGCCGTCCCCGGGGCTACATGCGCAAGTTCGAACTCTGCCGCCTTTGCTTCCGCAAGCACGCCCTCGCCGGCGAGCTCCCGGGCGTCCAGAAGTCCAGCTGGTAAGGAGAGGCATCCATGAACACTGATCCGATCGCCGATTACCTCACCCGCCTCCGCAATGGCATCATGGCCGGCCACGACGCCGTGGTCGTGCCCGCCAGCAAGATGAAGGAGCGCCTCTCCGCCATCCTGAAGCAGGAAGGCTACATCCACGGCTACAAGGCCGTCGAGCACGAGGGCCGCGACTACCTCATCATCCAGGTCAAGTACGTGAAGAACGGGGAATCCGTCATCCACGGCCTCAAGCGCATCTCCAGCCCCGGCCTCCGCGTCTACGCGGGCGTCAAGGAGATCACCGAGGTCCAGGGCGGCCTGGGCATCTCCATCCTCACGACCCCCAAGGGCCTGCTCACGGGCAAGGACGCCCGCAAGCAGAACCTGGGCGGTGAAGTCCTGGCCCACGTCTGGTAGAAACCGCTCTCCAACCTTTTCCAAGGAAACCATCATGTCTCGCATCGGAAAAAAGCCAGTGGCACTGCCGTCAGGCGTCAAAGTGACCATCCACGGGGCTGAGGCCGTCGTCGAAGGCGCCAAGGGCAAGCTCTCCTGCCCGATCCCCCAGGGGATCAGCCTCGAAGTCGCGGCCGATTCCATCAACCTTACCCGTGTCAACGACGAGGCCCAGAACCGGGCCTTCCACGGCCTCACCCGCGCCCTGATCAACAACGCCGTCGTCGGCGTGACCACGGGCTGGAAGAAGGAACTGGACATCGTCGGCGTCGGCTACAAGGCTGCCATGGAAGGTGAAACCCTCCGCCTCGACCTGGGCTACAGCCACCCGATCAACTATGTCGCTCCCCAGGGCATCGCGATCGCCGTGGAGAAGAACACTCACCTCGTCGTGACCGGGATCGACCGCCAGCTGGTCGGCCAGGTCGCCGCGGACATCCGCAAGTACCGGAAGCCGGAACCCTACAAGGGCAAGGGCGTCCAGTACACGGGTGAAGTCATCCGCCGCAAGGCCGGCAAGACCGGGAAGTAGGGAGCAACCATGGCTAACGACATCTCGATCCGCCGTCAGAAGACCAAGACCCGCATCCGGGGCCGCATTTCCGGCACCCCCGAGCGTCCGCGTCTCACCATCTACAAGAGCCTCAAGAGGATCTACGTGCAGGCCGTGGACGACACCCAGGGTGTCACCATCGCCGCCAGCAGCTCCCTCGAGAAGGGCCTGCGGGAAACCCTGGCCTCCGGCTCCAACATCGCAGCCGCCAAGGCCGTCGGGGAGAGCATCGCTGCTCGCCTGAAGGAAAAGGGCATCACGTCCGTGGTGTTCGACCGAAACGGTTATGTCTATCACGGCCGCGTCAAGGCGCTGGCCGATAGCGCCCGGGCTGCCGGGCTCCAGTTCTAGGAGGGTGAGGAACATGGCATACAATGCACCAGACACCAAGCCCCAGTCCCAGAGCGGCGACCAGCAAGGCGAAATGAAGGACCAGGTCATCTACGTGGGCCGCGTCACCAAGGTCGTGAAGGGGGGCAAGAACTTCTCCTTCAGCGCGCTGGTGGTCGTGGGCGACGGCAATGGCAAGGTGGGCTACGGCCTCGGCAAGGCGCTGGAAGTGCCTTCCGCCATCAAGAAGGGCATCGAGAGCGCCAAGCGGAACATGATCACCGTTCCCGTGTCGCCCAACCGGAGCCTGCCCCATCCCATCACCGGCCGCTTCGGCTCCGGTTCGGTTCTCATGAAGCCCGCCCCCGAGGGCACCGGCGTCATCGCCGGCGCCGCGGTGCGCGCCATCATGGAAGCCGCCGGCATCAACAACGTGCTCACCAAGAGCCTCGGTTCCTCCAACCCCCACAACGTGGTCCGCGCCACGTTCGAGGGCTTCAAGAACCTCATGGATCCCTACACGGTCATGACCAACCGTGGCCTGGATCAGGCGGAGGCCTAAATGTCCCAGCTCCTCGGCAAGCAGGTCGTCCTGACCCTGAAGCGTTCCACCATCTGCACCGTGCCCAAGCACCGCGCCTTCATCCAGACCCTCGGTCTCAAGACGATCGGTGATACGCGCGAGTGCGAATACACGCCGAATGTGCATGGCATGGTCAAGCTCATTCCGTACCTCATCGACGTCACGGTGAAGGGGTAAGTCATGAAGCTCAATGAACTGAGGCCCGCAGAGGGCGCCACGAAGAACCGCAAGCGCATCGGCCGGGGCAAGGGCTCCGGCAACGGCAAGACCGCCGGAGCCGGCGAAAAGGGCCAGAAGTCCCGCCGGGGCTACAGCTCCCAGCGCGGCTTCGAGGGCGGCCAGATGCCCCTGCACCGCCGCCTTCCCAAGCGCGGTTTCACCAATATCCATGCCATCCAGCTCCAGGAGCTGGGCCTGGACTTCATCAGCGCCCACTTCGCCGAGGGCGAGACGGTGTGCCTGGAAGCCATGAAGGACAAGAACCTGCTCGCCCCCAAGATGGGCGGGATCGTCGTCCTCAAGCGCGGCGAGCTCACCCACAAGATCACCGTGGTGGCCGACCGGGTCACCAAGGGCGCGCGGGAGGCCATTCTGGCCGTGGGCGGCACCATCCAGGAGCCCCCCTGCTCCAAGCAGGCGGCCAAGTAATCCTCTCCGTTAGGATCTGAATCGCATGGAAAAGCTCCGGCAGTTGTTCTCCAACCCCGAACTTCGCAAGCGCCTCCTGTTCACGCTCATGATGCTGGTGATCTACCGGCTGGGCGTGCACGTGTCGGTGCCCGGCGTCAACGCCGAAGCCCTGGCCAAGAACCTGGGCAAGGCCGGGGATCTGTTGAACGTGGTCGATCTGTTCTCGGGCGGCGCCTTCAAGAAGTTCTCGGTGTTCGCCCTGGGCATCACCCCGTACATCACGGCCAGCATCGTCCTCCAGCTCATGGGCGCGGTGGTGCCGACCCTTGAAAACCTCCAGAAGAAGGAAGGGGAGGCCGGCCGCCAGAAGATCAACCAGTGGACCCGGTACCTCACCGTGGGCCTGGCCTTCATCCAGGGCTTCGGCATCGCCTCCCTGGCCCAGAGCCTCGGCCCCGACGTGGTCATCAACCCCGGCCTCGGGTTCAAGTTCCTGTGCGCGTTCACGTTGTCCACCGGAACCCTCTTCGTCATGTGGATCGGCGAGCAGATCACGGACCGGGGCGTCGGCAACGGCATCTCCCTCCTGATCTTCGCCGGCATCGTGGCCGGGCTGCCCAAGGCCCTGGAAACCATCGGCACCATGTTCCTGGCGTCCCTCAAGGGCGCCGGCAACGTGGCCCCGCCGGGCGTCTTCCTGCTCCTGCTGGCCTCCATGTCCGTGGTGCTCCTGGCCGTGGTCCTGGTGGAGAACGCCTACCGGAACATCCCCATCCACTACGCCCGGCGCGTGGATTCCTCCCGCATGGCCAGCCAGCGGAGCTCGTACCTGCCCCTCAAGGTGAACACCGCGGGCGTCATGCCGGTGATCTTCGCCAGCTCGGTGATCTTCTTCCCCGCGACCATCGCGCAGTTCACCCGGTGGGAGTGGCTGAGCAAGGCCTCCAGCTACATCAGCCCGCAGTCCCACTTCTGGACCTACACCCCCATCTTCGTGGGCGTGGTCATCTTCTTCGCCTTCTTCTACACCAGCATCGTCTTCAATCCGGATGAGACCGCCGACAACATGAAGCGGTCCGGGGGCTACATCCCCGGCATCCGGCCCGGAAAGGAGACCTCGGTCTACATGGACAGCATCCTGTCGAAGCTCACCTTCGCGGGCGCCGTGTACCTGGCCCTGGTTTCCATCGTTCCCCTCGTGATCACCAATTCCATGCCGGGTCTGAACTTCTACTTCGGCGGCACCTCCCTTCTCATCGTCGTCGGCGTGGCCATGGACACCGTGGCCCAGTTCGAAAGCTACCAGGTCATGCGCCGCTACGACGGCTTCCTGGAGAAGGGCCGCATCCGGGGTGGCCGGCTGGCACGCTCGGGAGCGAAGACGTCATGAAAATCCATATCCTTCTCGGGGCCCCTGGCAGCGGAAAGGGAACCCAGGCCAAGCGCCTGGTTCAAAAAAGGTCTTTGATACACCTGAGCACAGGTGATATTCTGAGAGATGCCGTCTCGAAAGGGACGGAGATTGGCCTTCGGGCCAAGGCCCTCATGGCCAGTGGCAAGCTTGTGGATGACGACACGGTTAACGGTCTTGTTTTCGCGCGGCTGCAGAACGAGAGCGGAGATGTGTTGTTTGATGGATATCCCCGGACCCTTCAACAGGCTGAATCCTTGGAGACTTTCCTCTCCTCCCAGGGAATCAGCCTCGGATTCGTGATCGACATCTTCGTCCCCGAGTCTGTCTTGGAAGCCCGCGTGGTGGATCGTATGGTGTGCAGCAACAACGATTGCGGCGCCATCTACCACCTCGTCACAAAGCGGCCCCACCAGGAAGGCGTCTGCGATGTGTGCCACAGTCCGCTGAAGCACCGCGCCGACGACTGTTCCGAAGCCTTCAGGAGCCGGATGGTCGAGTTCAACAAGACCTTCCAGCCTCTCCAGGCCCACTACAAGGGAAGGCCGAACTATCGCTCCGTCGACGGCAACCTCGCGCCGGACGCGATCCACGCCACCATCCTTGACCTTTTCCAGGAGCAAGCTTGAGCAAAGAAGAAGCCATTGAGCTCGAAGCCACAGTGGTGGAGTCCTTGCCCAATGCCGTGTTCCGGGTCGAGTTGGAAAACAAGCACCAGGTACTGGCCCACATCAGCGGCAAAATGCGGAAGAACTTCATCCGCATCCTCCCGGGCGACCGGGTCCTGGTGGAAGTCACGCCCTACGATCTCAGCCGTGGCCGGATCATCTACCGATTCAAGTAACCTCACACATTAATCCCTGGGGGAAACCCATGAAAGTCAGGCCCTCTATCAAGAAGCTGTGCGAGCACTGCAAGGTGGTCCGCCGCGAAGGCATCAACCGGATCATCTGCAAGAAGAATCCCAAGCACAAGCAGCGCCAAGGCTAAGGAGTCAACATGGCACGCATCGCAGGCATCGATCTGCCAATTGCCAAGCGCATCGAGATCGCGCTCACGTACATCTATGGCATCGGTCGCCCCAAGGCTCAGAGCATTCTGACCCGGGCCAAGGTGGACTTCAGCACCAAGGTGCGGGATCTCACCGAGGACGAGGTCGGGCGCATCCGTCGCGTCATCACGGCCGAAGAGACCGTGGAAGGCGATCTGCGCAAGAACATCGGACTGGACATCAAGCGCCTCATGGACATCGGTTGCTACCGGGGGCTCCGCCACCGGAAGGGGCTCCCCGTCCGTGGACAGCGCACTCACACCAACGCGCGCACCCGCAAGGGCAAGCGCAAGACCGTGGCCGGCAAGAAGAAGTAAAGGTTGAGGAACTGATATGGCAAAGACTCAGTCAAAGACCGCCGGCAAGAAGGTGGTCAAGAAAAAAGAAAAGAAGAACGTCCCCCACGGCGTGGCGCACATCCAGGCCTCGTTCAACAACACCATCATTTCCATCTCTGACCCCATGGGGAACATGCTCAGCTGGGCGTCCTCCGGCAACCAGAACTTCCGGGGCACCCGGAAGGGAACGCCCTTCGCCGCGCAGATCGCGGCGGGCGTCGCCGCCGAAGCCGCCAAGGAACAGGGCATCCGCAGTGTGGATGTCCGCGTGAAGGGACCCGGGGCTGGCCGCGAAAGCGCCATCCGCGCCCTGAACGCCGCCGGCATTTCCGTGACCAGCATCCGCGACGTCACCCCCATTCCCCACAATGGCTGCCGCCCCCCCAAGCGGCGCCGGGTTTAAGAGAGGAGGAGAACCATGGCTCGATATCAAGACGCCGTCTGCCGCCTCTGCCGTCGCGAGGGCATGAAGCTCTATCTCAAGGGTGAGCGCTGCTTCAAGGAGAAGTGCTCCTTCGAGACCCGCAAGGGCAAGATTCCCGGCCAGCACGGGGCCGCCAAGGCCAAGAAGCCCACCGGCTACGCCCTCCAGCTTCGCGAGAAGCAGAAGGTCAAGCGCATCTACGGCGTGCTGGAAAAGCAGTTCCGCCTCTATTTCGAACGTGCCGAATCCAAGAAGGGCGTGACGGGCCACAACCTGCTCTCCTTCCTGGAAAGCCGTCTCGACAACGTTGTCTTCCGGCTCGGGTTCGCCCCCAGCCGCGCCGCCGCTCGCCAGATGGTGATGCACGGCCACATCCTGGTCAATGGCAAGCGCTGCGATATTCCCAGCTACCAGACCAAGAGCGGCCAGAGCATCGAGATCTCGGTCAAGGCCCAGGCCAACGATTTCGTGAAGTCCTCCCTGGAAACCGCGGCTGGCCGCGGAATTCCCCAGTGGCTCACCCTCGACGCCGGCGCCTTCAAGGGCTCCGTCATCGCGGTTCCCAAGCGGGAAGATGTTCCTCTTGACATCAACGAGCAGCTGATCGTCGAACTCTACAGCAAGTAAGGGGACAGGAATGCTGAACATCAGCGATTTCCAGAGGCCGCGTTTCGCGGAGGTCAGTGCGAGCTCCAAGACGGGTTCGTACGGCGAGTTTGTCGCCTATCCCTTCGAACGCGGTTTCGCCACCACCTGCGGCCATTCCCTTCGCCGGGTGCTGCTCAGCAGCATCCAGGGCGCGGCCGTCACCAACGTACGGATCAAGGGCGTGCAGCACGAGTTCACGGCCATGCCCGGCGTGTGGGAGGACATCACCCACATCCTCCTGAACCTCAAGGAAATCCCTTTCAAGCTTCATTCCTCCCAGCCCCAGATCGTGACCATCAGCCACAAGGGCGAAGGCGTGGTGACCTCCGGGTCCATCCGCTGCAACCAGAACGTGGAAGTGATGAATCCCGACGTGCACATCGCCACCCTGGGCGAGGACGGGGAACTTGAGATGGAAATCCAGGTCTCCATGGGCCGGGGTTTCGTCACCGCCGACCGCAACCTGGACGAGAAGCTGGGCCTGGGGTTCATCCCCCTGGATTCCAACCACAGCCCCATCACCCGCGTGAACTACATCGTCGAGCCCGCCCGCGTGGGCCACAGCACGGACTACGAGAAGCTGACCCTCCAGGTGTGGACGAACGGCACGGTCGATCCCAAGGACGCCGTGAGCGATTCCGCCCTGATCCTCCGGGAGCACTTCCTCATCTTCGCCCGCCAGGACGAGGATGCCGTGGAAACCGAGCAGGGCGCCACGATCCTCACCACCGAGGGCGTGAACGGCATGCTGGGCAAGTCGGTCGAGGAACTGGAACTGTCCGTCAGGGCCAACAACTGCCTGCGCAACGCCAATATCACCACCATCGGTGAGCTGGTGCAGCGCACGGAAGCGGAACTGATGAAGACGAAGAACTTCGGCAAGAAGTCGCTCCAGGAGATCAAGGACGAGCTCGCTCGCATCGGCCTCTCCCTCGGCATGCGCATCGAACAAGAAGTCTAAGGAGCTTACCCATGCGTCACAATGTCACCGGCAAGCGCCTTGGCCGTACCACCAACCAGCGCAAAGCCCTCATGAAGGGTCTCGCCATCTCGATCATCGAGCATGAGCGCCTCCAGACCACCCTCGTGAAGGCCAAGGAACTCCGCAAGTTCGTGGAGCCCTTCATCACCCTGGGCCGCAAGGACACCGTCGCCAACCGTCGCCTCGCGATGGCCCGCCTGGGCAGCAAGAAGGCCGTGGAGAAGCTCTTCTCCGAGGAATTCTCCGCTCGCTTCGTCGGCCGTCCCGGCGGCTTCACCCGCATCCTCAAGACGGACCACCGCCTGGGCGATGCCGCGGACATGGCGATCATCGAGCTCGTGGATTACGTCCTGCCCGAGCCCAAGGAAGCCGAAGCCACCGCGGAATAAGCGAACGGCTGAAACGTCGAGAGCGCCCTTTCCGGGGCGCTCTTTGCGTTTTGGGGTCCGGACGGTTGGGCCCGTTCCGGCTGTCCCTGCCGGTGGCTGCTCGGTTGGTGGTGGCGGTCCCTGGGCATGGGGACGACCCACCGGGGTTCCGTCCGGAAGCGCCGACCCACCGGGAGCGCTCGCAGCAAGCATGCTGCGAGCGCTTTGCCGTATCCGGGCCAGGAATTGGGAAGGGGCTGGGTCCTG is a genomic window containing:
- the rpsH gene encoding 30S ribosomal protein S8, encoding MNTDPIADYLTRLRNGIMAGHDAVVVPASKMKERLSAILKQEGYIHGYKAVEHEGRDYLIIQVKYVKNGESVIHGLKRISSPGLRVYAGVKEITEVQGGLGISILTTPKGLLTGKDARKQNLGGEVLAHVW
- the rpmJ gene encoding 50S ribosomal protein L36, translated to MKVRPSIKKLCEHCKVVRREGINRIICKKNPKHKQRQG
- the secY gene encoding preprotein translocase subunit SecY, with translation MEKLRQLFSNPELRKRLLFTLMMLVIYRLGVHVSVPGVNAEALAKNLGKAGDLLNVVDLFSGGAFKKFSVFALGITPYITASIVLQLMGAVVPTLENLQKKEGEAGRQKINQWTRYLTVGLAFIQGFGIASLAQSLGPDVVINPGLGFKFLCAFTLSTGTLFVMWIGEQITDRGVGNGISLLIFAGIVAGLPKALETIGTMFLASLKGAGNVAPPGVFLLLLASMSVVLLAVVLVENAYRNIPIHYARRVDSSRMASQRSSYLPLKVNTAGVMPVIFASSVIFFPATIAQFTRWEWLSKASSYISPQSHFWTYTPIFVGVVIFFAFFYTSIVFNPDETADNMKRSGGYIPGIRPGKETSVYMDSILSKLTFAGAVYLALVSIVPLVITNSMPGLNFYFGGTSLLIVVGVAMDTVAQFESYQVMRRYDGFLEKGRIRGGRLARSGAKTS
- a CDS encoding adenylate kinase family protein, whose product is MKIHILLGAPGSGKGTQAKRLVQKRSLIHLSTGDILRDAVSKGTEIGLRAKALMASGKLVDDDTVNGLVFARLQNESGDVLFDGYPRTLQQAESLETFLSSQGISLGFVIDIFVPESVLEARVVDRMVCSNNDCGAIYHLVTKRPHQEGVCDVCHSPLKHRADDCSEAFRSRMVEFNKTFQPLQAHYKGRPNYRSVDGNLAPDAIHATILDLFQEQA
- the infA gene encoding translation initiation factor IF-1, with the protein product MSKEEAIELEATVVESLPNAVFRVELENKHQVLAHISGKMRKNFIRILPGDRVLVEVTPYDLSRGRIIYRFK
- the rplO gene encoding 50S ribosomal protein L15 — protein: MKLNELRPAEGATKNRKRIGRGKGSGNGKTAGAGEKGQKSRRGYSSQRGFEGGQMPLHRRLPKRGFTNIHAIQLQELGLDFISAHFAEGETVCLEAMKDKNLLAPKMGGIVVLKRGELTHKITVVADRVTKGAREAILAVGGTIQEPPCSKQAAK
- the rplF gene encoding 50S ribosomal protein L6, with translation MSRIGKKPVALPSGVKVTIHGAEAVVEGAKGKLSCPIPQGISLEVAADSINLTRVNDEAQNRAFHGLTRALINNAVVGVTTGWKKELDIVGVGYKAAMEGETLRLDLGYSHPINYVAPQGIAIAVEKNTHLVVTGIDRQLVGQVAADIRKYRKPEPYKGKGVQYTGEVIRRKAGKTGK
- the rplR gene encoding 50S ribosomal protein L18 — encoded protein: MANDISIRRQKTKTRIRGRISGTPERPRLTIYKSLKRIYVQAVDDTQGVTIAASSSLEKGLRETLASGSNIAAAKAVGESIAARLKEKGITSVVFDRNGYVYHGRVKALADSARAAGLQF
- a CDS encoding type Z 30S ribosomal protein S14; amino-acid sequence: MASTNKIFKDSVKPKFSTQHRNRCKVCGRPRGYMRKFELCRLCFRKHALAGELPGVQKSSW
- a CDS encoding uL30 family ribosomal protein, with translation MSQLLGKQVVLTLKRSTICTVPKHRAFIQTLGLKTIGDTRECEYTPNVHGMVKLIPYLIDVTVKG
- the rpsE gene encoding 30S ribosomal protein S5, coding for MKDQVIYVGRVTKVVKGGKNFSFSALVVVGDGNGKVGYGLGKALEVPSAIKKGIESAKRNMITVPVSPNRSLPHPITGRFGSGSVLMKPAPEGTGVIAGAAVRAIMEAAGINNVLTKSLGSSNPHNVVRATFEGFKNLMDPYTVMTNRGLDQAEA
- the rpsM gene encoding 30S ribosomal protein S13 codes for the protein MARIAGIDLPIAKRIEIALTYIYGIGRPKAQSILTRAKVDFSTKVRDLTEDEVGRIRRVITAEETVEGDLRKNIGLDIKRLMDIGCYRGLRHRKGLPVRGQRTHTNARTRKGKRKTVAGKKK